The Bradyrhizobium sp. CCBAU 051011 DNA segment CGCGAGCCTGGGATGTCGCGGTCCAATTCGTACGTTCGGTTTCAACCTGTCCAACCTTCGAAGCCTTGCACGCTCGGTAATGACGCGAAGGAGCATCAATCACAATTGCGGCCGGGCAACAATGCCGTTTCATGATGCGGAATAAGCACATGCTCGCAAGCGCGGATGCGGCTTGCGAGACGTGCCTGCAAGAAGGCTGAAAAATAAGGGAGAAAACGATGTCGGGTCGCATGCAGGACAATGTTGCCCTGGCGGGCTGGAGAAAAGAGGCACCACGGTGTGGTGCCTCGACCCAACACTATCCCGGAATATCCGGCTCCACGACCAGCGCGAGCTGGGCGAGCGACTGTTGCCAACCGAGATAGCAGGCTTCGACCGGAATCACCGTCGGCAAGTTTGTCTGTTCGATGTTGACTTCGGTCCCGACCGAAACTGCTTTCAGGGTCACCGTGACCTCGATAACCCCTGGCAAATTGGGATCGTCGAAACGATCGGTGTAGCGGATACGCTCGTTGGGCACGATCTCCAGATATTCGCCGCCGAACGAATGGCCCGTATTCGTGGTGAAATTCGTGAACGACATCCTGAATGTGCCGCCGACCTTCCCTTCAAAATGGTGGACCTTGCAGGTGAAGCCGTAGGGCGGCAGCCACTTGGCCATGGCTTCCGGATCGAGGAAGGCACGAAAAACCTTCTCCGGCTTGGTGGCGAAAACGCGGTGCAAACGAACGGTGTTGCCTTGGGACATGACGTTATATTCTCCGGTACCGAGCGGGGTTTTCACATGATTTGGTCAGGTTAGCTCAGTCTCTGCCACAAGGACGACTGAACTCCATGTGAGCCGACATGAGGCTCAAAAAAAATTCGCTGACGCCTGCGCGGCGGTTCCGCTTAGTGACCGCAGAAAAATGGAGAGAATGGAAGGAAGTATTCCGCGGAAGATCAACAAGCCTGCGCGCCAGTTCTGACGGCGCATTTCTATCCCGCGCTCAGTCGCACGCCGGCGCGCAAAAACTTCTGCGGATCGACTGCATCGCCGTCGATCCGCGTTTCATAGTGCAGATGCGGGCCCGTGGAGCGGCCGGTCGAGCCGACAGCGCCGATCACCTGGCCGATCTTGACGACGTCGCCGACCCTGACGTGAATCTCCGACAGATGGCCGTAGCGGGTCGACAGGCCGTTGCCGTGATCGACCTCCACCATGCGGCCGTAACCGCCCATCCATCCCGACGATACGACCTTGCCGTTCGCGGTGACGCGTACGGGGTCGCCAGTGGCGGCGCGGAAATCGAGTCCGGTATGCATGGCAGGGCGGCCGAGGAAGGGATCGCTGCGCACGCCGAAGCCCGAGGTGAATTCGACCTCGCCGACAACAGGCTTGCGGTAGGGCACCAATGCCAGCGTTGCGTTAAGGCGCTGCATCTGGGCGCGGGTGAGGTTGATGCGGTAGAGCTGGCGCTCGAACGCACCGGCATCGGCCGACAGCTTCACCGGCACGAACGGGCCGCCGATCGCCGAGCGCGGCGTTGCCGCCTCGAGTTGCGCCATGTCGAGGCCGAGATCGGTGAACACGCCGCGCATGCGGCGGACGCGCGATTCCATGCTGTCCTCGACCGCGCTCAGCGCCGCCATCTGGCGCCGCTCGACGGAATCGAGCGAGCTCTGCAGGCGGACCAGCACGTTGTCGACGCCCTGAACCTTGGCGAACTGGTTTGTCTGCGGCTTGGTGACGATCGGCGTGCGCGATTCCAGTCGCGCTTCGCGATCCGGCGGTGCGACGAAGATCACGGTATCACTGATCGGGGAGGGTTTCAGGGTGCCGGAAGCGGGCGTCTCCACGGCCGCGCCGCGGGCCGGCGGCCTGATCGAACCGGTAGCCGCAG contains these protein-coding regions:
- a CDS encoding SRPBCC family protein, whose amino-acid sequence is MSQGNTVRLHRVFATKPEKVFRAFLDPEAMAKWLPPYGFTCKVHHFEGKVGGTFRMSFTNFTTNTGHSFGGEYLEIVPNERIRYTDRFDDPNLPGVIEVTVTLKAVSVGTEVNIEQTNLPTVIPVEACYLGWQQSLAQLALVVEPDIPG
- a CDS encoding M23 family metallopeptidase — encoded protein: MSYRSGHYSDHHHPHDHGRTPPRRPAPQAARAAAALDGNGYAIVHAGKQVRFGPVVFWIVVGTIVLLGMWSAATATYFAFRDDVLTRLIARQAEMQYAYEDRIAELRAKVDRTTSRQLLDQEQFDQKLDQIMRRQTALEARATALGAMPDAAATGSIRPPARGAAVETPASGTLKPSPISDTVIFVAPPDREARLESRTPIVTKPQTNQFAKVQGVDNVLVRLQSSLDSVERRQMAALSAVEDSMESRVRRMRGVFTDLGLDMAQLEAATPRSAIGGPFVPVKLSADAGAFERQLYRINLTRAQMQRLNATLALVPYRKPVVGEVEFTSGFGVRSDPFLGRPAMHTGLDFRAATGDPVRVTANGKVVSSGWMGGYGRMVEVDHGNGLSTRYGHLSEIHVRVGDVVKIGQVIGAVGSTGRSTGPHLHYETRIDGDAVDPQKFLRAGVRLSAG